Proteins encoded by one window of Chryseobacterium aquaeductus:
- a CDS encoding porin family protein, with protein sequence MKKFLLTSALSLSALSFAQIDFSSTRFGITAGGNYSRVKNAHNPSGARFAFQGGVLALIPMGGANQFYLQPEVVYYGAGESGKDKDAKGIPGYDAMYANNYISVPVSFKGYFSEAESEFFGLIGPRFNFLIDQKVKNESREIYRTDQLGKAASFNFAIGAGIGYSYKRQLELALKYDFGVSNTYPNLDETKIDANSAKKKSEQVLSLSLSYIFE encoded by the coding sequence ATGAAAAAATTTTTATTAACATCAGCGTTATCACTTTCCGCTTTATCATTCGCACAAATAGATTTTAGCAGTACAAGATTTGGTATTACTGCTGGTGGAAACTATTCGAGAGTAAAGAATGCACATAATCCTTCAGGAGCAAGATTTGCTTTTCAGGGTGGTGTTTTAGCATTAATCCCAATGGGAGGAGCCAACCAGTTTTATCTTCAACCTGAAGTTGTTTACTACGGTGCCGGAGAATCTGGTAAAGATAAAGATGCAAAAGGAATTCCAGGCTATGATGCAATGTATGCCAACAATTACATCAGTGTACCTGTTTCTTTCAAAGGATATTTTTCTGAAGCAGAATCAGAATTCTTTGGATTGATTGGGCCGAGATTTAATTTTTTAATTGATCAAAAAGTTAAAAACGAATCTCGTGAAATCTACAGAACAGATCAGTTGGGTAAGGCAGCTTCTTTTAACTTTGCGATAGGCGCAGGTATAGGCTACAGCTACAAAAGACAGCTTGAATTGGCTTTGAAGTATGATTTTGGTGTATCTAACACGTATCCGAATTTGGATGAAACAAAGATTGATGCCAACTCAGCGAAAAAGAAATCTGAGCAGGTTCTTAGTTTAAGTTTAAGCTATATCTTCGAATAA
- a CDS encoding ABC transporter permease produces the protein MNNIYLITKREFLTQVKKKSFILLTLLAPLMIIGFGAVIGLMFKANESHNVIEVVDNSGLFKGQLKSDDQLEYVFVPVADEQSKLKHLKGNETLDGILILPQISSQNFDDIEKNTRLVVNTKIGLDTKQQIISDISNVIKKEKIKQLGIAESQLNNLDKNFELKTINVSEDNKEDSDLAFGVKTALSMGLMYVTFMFIIIYGVRVMRSVLEEKNNRVVEIIISSVKPFELMMGKILGVTMVALTQFIVWITMSVIGALVLNTGFSSIQKNIPNGNEEISEKFDLAQIATQVSHSLLDLNFPLIIFVFIVFFLLGYIFYSSIYAAIGSAVDNETETQQFTLFAILPLTLGMYGSFSLMNNPDGPLGFWLSIIPFTSPVAMIARIPYGVPAWEIALSIFLLLVTTVFMIFLAGKIYRVGILMYGNKATLKELWKWIRS, from the coding sequence ATGAACAATATATATTTAATTACAAAAAGAGAATTTCTTACACAGGTTAAGAAAAAATCATTTATTCTACTGACATTATTGGCTCCTTTAATGATTATAGGATTTGGAGCGGTTATCGGACTCATGTTCAAAGCCAACGAATCGCACAACGTTATTGAGGTTGTAGATAACAGCGGACTTTTCAAAGGTCAACTGAAATCGGATGATCAACTTGAGTATGTTTTTGTTCCTGTAGCAGATGAACAATCGAAATTAAAGCATCTAAAAGGAAATGAAACTCTAGACGGGATTTTGATTTTACCACAGATTTCGAGTCAGAATTTTGATGATATAGAAAAAAATACCAGACTGGTCGTTAATACTAAAATTGGTCTTGATACGAAGCAGCAAATTATTTCTGATATCAGTAATGTCATCAAGAAAGAAAAAATCAAACAGTTAGGAATCGCCGAATCTCAGCTTAACAATCTTGATAAAAATTTTGAACTGAAAACGATCAATGTTTCAGAAGACAATAAAGAAGATTCTGACCTTGCATTTGGCGTGAAAACTGCACTGAGTATGGGATTGATGTATGTTACCTTTATGTTTATCATCATCTATGGCGTACGTGTGATGCGAAGTGTTTTGGAGGAAAAAAACAATCGTGTTGTGGAAATTATCATTTCTTCTGTAAAACCTTTTGAGCTGATGATGGGAAAAATCCTTGGTGTAACGATGGTTGCCCTTACACAGTTTATCGTCTGGATCACGATGTCTGTAATTGGTGCTCTAGTCTTAAACACCGGTTTTTCTTCTATACAAAAAAACATTCCTAATGGAAATGAGGAAATATCTGAAAAATTTGATCTTGCTCAGATTGCAACACAGGTTTCTCACAGTTTGCTTGATCTTAATTTCCCTTTGATCATCTTCGTATTTATTGTATTTTTCCTTTTGGGATATATCTTTTACAGTTCTATTTATGCTGCCATTGGTTCTGCAGTTGATAACGAAACCGAAACACAGCAATTCACCTTATTTGCTATTCTGCCTTTGACTTTAGGAATGTACGGAAGTTTTTCTTTGATGAATAATCCGGACGGACCGCTAGGTTTTTGGTTGTCTATCATTCCTTTCACATCACCAGTTGCAATGATTGCGAGAATTCCTTATGGAGTTCCGGCTTGGGAAATTGCGCTGTCAATCTTTTTACTGCTAGTAACCACCGTTTTTATGATTTTCTTAGCCGGAAAAATTTACCGAGTAGGAATTTTGATGTATGGAAATAAGGCTACGCTGAAGGAACTTTGGAAATGGATAAGAAGTTAG
- the sucD gene encoding succinate--CoA ligase subunit alpha, giving the protein MSILVNKDSKVIVQGFTGNEGTFHAGQMIEYGTNVVGGVTPGKGGSEHLGKPVFNTVADAVAKAGANVSIIFVPPAFAADAIMEAAEAGIKVIVCITEGIPVADMVKVKSYIADKECRLIGPNCPGIITSDEAKIGIMPGFVFKKGKVGIVSKSGTLTYEAADQVVKAGYGVSTAIGIGGDPIIGTTTREALELFINDPETEAVVMIGEIGGGLEAEAARWYKASGSTKPVVGFIAGQTAPKGRTMGHAGAIVGGDEDTAQAKMEIMRENGINVVDSPADIGVTVAKVLG; this is encoded by the coding sequence ATGTCAATTTTAGTAAACAAAGATTCTAAAGTAATTGTACAAGGTTTTACAGGTAACGAAGGTACTTTCCATGCAGGTCAGATGATCGAATACGGAACCAACGTAGTAGGTGGTGTTACTCCGGGAAAAGGAGGTAGCGAGCACCTTGGGAAGCCGGTATTTAATACTGTTGCTGACGCTGTTGCAAAAGCTGGAGCTAACGTAAGTATTATTTTTGTACCACCTGCATTTGCTGCAGACGCTATCATGGAAGCTGCTGAAGCGGGTATCAAAGTAATCGTATGTATTACAGAGGGTATTCCTGTTGCAGACATGGTAAAAGTAAAATCTTATATCGCTGACAAAGAATGCAGATTGATCGGACCAAACTGTCCGGGAATCATCACTTCTGATGAAGCTAAAATTGGTATTATGCCAGGTTTCGTTTTCAAAAAAGGTAAAGTAGGGATCGTTTCAAAATCAGGAACGCTTACTTATGAAGCTGCTGACCAAGTTGTAAAAGCTGGTTATGGTGTTTCTACAGCAATTGGAATCGGTGGTGACCCGATCATTGGAACTACTACAAGAGAAGCATTAGAATTATTCATCAACGATCCTGAAACTGAAGCGGTTGTAATGATCGGTGAGATCGGTGGTGGTCTCGAAGCTGAAGCTGCAAGATGGTACAAAGCAAGTGGATCTACAAAACCGGTTGTTGGTTTTATCGCAGGGCAAACTGCTCCTAAAGGTAGAACAATGGGTCACGCAGGTGCTATTGTAGGAGGTGACGAAGATACGGCACAAGCTAAAATGGAGATCATGAGAGAAAACGGTATCAATGTAGTAGATTCCCCTGCTGATATTGGTGTTACCGTTGCCAAAGTTTTAGGATAA